A single genomic interval of Candidatus Acidiferrales bacterium harbors:
- a CDS encoding sigma-54 dependent transcriptional regulator, whose translation MKTNVLLVDDEPNILRTMKICLESIGLEVTAVSRSDEALKIANQKQFDIAFLDLKMYPLDGIQLLAEIKKIFPDIIAVIVTAHGSVDSAVQAIKQGAYDYLQKPFDFQELQHFAQKVHENFKLQRQLKQLQQQLNLYQASEDIITTNPQMLSLLNLAREVADTNISVLIEGESGTGKEVMARFIHNTSARKDGPFVTVNCAALSESLLESELFGHVKGAFTGAVKDRQGRFEMADGGTVFLDEITEIPTTTQAKLLRFLQSREFERVGDSQTIKVDVRFIAATNRDLKDALGSGRFRDDLYYRINGVTIKLPSLRERPDDIPILIKHFIEKFGKQNQPEVSSEAFKMLTGYQWPGNIRQLENVVERAVLLAHGRKIEPYHLPDEIQSKENKRLVSLDELEKDYIARVVHESLTVEEASKILGIDPATLWRKRKKYGL comes from the coding sequence ATGAAAACAAATGTTTTGCTGGTAGACGATGAGCCGAACATTCTCCGTACGATGAAAATTTGTCTGGAATCGATCGGGCTCGAGGTCACCGCAGTGTCAAGATCCGATGAAGCTCTGAAGATTGCCAACCAAAAACAATTTGACATTGCATTCCTGGATTTGAAAATGTATCCCCTTGATGGCATCCAGCTTCTGGCTGAAATTAAGAAAATTTTCCCCGACATAATAGCGGTGATCGTAACCGCGCATGGCTCAGTTGACTCCGCGGTTCAAGCCATAAAGCAAGGAGCCTACGATTATCTTCAGAAACCTTTTGACTTTCAGGAGCTGCAGCACTTCGCTCAAAAAGTACATGAAAACTTTAAACTTCAAAGACAACTCAAGCAACTCCAGCAGCAATTAAATTTATATCAGGCGTCGGAAGATATAATCACTACGAATCCGCAGATGCTTTCATTGCTCAATCTTGCACGCGAAGTCGCAGACACAAACATAAGCGTGTTGATCGAAGGCGAAAGCGGCACGGGCAAGGAAGTCATGGCAAGATTCATCCACAATACGAGCGCGCGCAAAGACGGTCCTTTTGTTACAGTGAACTGCGCCGCCCTTTCGGAGAGCCTCCTCGAAAGTGAACTGTTCGGCCATGTAAAAGGTGCGTTCACCGGGGCAGTAAAAGATCGCCAGGGAAGATTTGAAATGGCAGATGGCGGTACGGTATTCCTGGATGAGATCACAGAAATACCTACGACGACTCAGGCAAAGCTCCTTCGATTTCTCCAGAGCCGGGAATTTGAAAGGGTCGGCGATTCGCAAACAATAAAAGTAGATGTTCGGTTCATCGCGGCAACAAACCGCGATCTTAAAGATGCCCTGGGCTCCGGACGATTTCGCGATGATCTTTATTACAGGATTAACGGAGTCACCATAAAGCTCCCTTCATTGCGTGAACGACCCGACGATATACCAATTCTCATAAAACATTTCATCGAAAAATTCGGAAAGCAAAACCAGCCTGAGGTCAGTTCCGAAGCGTTCAAAATGCTTACCGGTTATCAATGGCCCGGGAACATCCGTCAACTTGAAAATGTGGTCGAACGCGCAGTTCTCCTTGCCCACGGAAGAAAAATAGAACCCTACCACTTGCCCGACGAGATCCAAAGTAAGGAGAACAAGCGTCTTGTTTCACTCGATGAACTTGAGAAAGATTATATCGCGAGAGTGGTACATGAATCTCTGACGGTCGAGGAAGCTTCAAAGATTCTCGGGATCGATCCTGCAACGCTTTGGCGGAAGAGGAAAAAGTACGGTTTGTAG
- a CDS encoding branched-chain amino acid transaminase, with protein MPVKKVEKIWMNGKLVNWDDAKVHVLSHVIHYGSSWFEGIRCYDTAKGPAIFRLDEHLKRLENSAKIYRVDAPYTITQLKQAAMETIRANKMKACYIRPIFFRGYGDVGVNPSNNPVDTVIAVWEWGQYLGHEAVQDGIDVCVSSWRRAAPDTFPTLAKTGGNYMNSQLIKLEAMANGYTEGVALDADGYVSEGSGENIFVVRDGILYTTPLHSAILGGITRASVIQLAKESGIEVREEQMLREFLYIADEVFFSGTAAELTPIRSVDKIKVGNGKPGQVTRELQNKFFNIIRNGEDTHGWLTFVYD; from the coding sequence ATGCCAGTGAAGAAAGTTGAAAAGATATGGATGAACGGTAAACTTGTGAATTGGGACGATGCTAAGGTTCATGTGTTATCTCATGTAATTCATTACGGCTCAAGCTGGTTCGAGGGGATTCGCTGTTACGACACGGCGAAGGGGCCGGCAATTTTCCGGCTGGATGAGCATTTAAAACGACTTGAGAATTCGGCAAAAATTTATCGCGTGGATGCCCCTTACACAATAACGCAGCTCAAACAGGCAGCCATGGAGACGATAAGGGCGAACAAAATGAAAGCATGTTACATCCGCCCGATTTTTTTCCGCGGCTACGGCGATGTAGGAGTGAATCCATCCAACAATCCGGTCGATACGGTCATCGCGGTCTGGGAATGGGGGCAATACCTCGGCCATGAGGCGGTTCAGGACGGAATCGATGTTTGTGTTTCCAGTTGGCGTCGAGCAGCGCCGGATACGTTTCCGACGCTCGCAAAGACCGGCGGCAACTACATGAATTCTCAATTGATAAAATTAGAGGCGATGGCAAACGGTTACACGGAAGGTGTCGCCTTGGATGCCGATGGTTATGTGAGCGAAGGAAGCGGCGAAAATATTTTTGTCGTCCGAGATGGAATTCTTTATACGACTCCGCTGCATTCAGCAATCCTCGGAGGTATCACCAGGGCATCGGTGATCCAGCTTGCAAAGGAATCCGGCATTGAAGTGCGGGAAGAACAAATGCTCCGCGAGTTTCTTTATATTGCCGATGAAGTTTTCTTCTCAGGTACAGCCGCCGAACTCACTCCGATCCGTTCGGTAGATAAGATTAAGGTTGGAAACGGCAAGCCGGGTCAGGTCACACGGGAGTTGCAGAATAAGTTTTTCAACATTATTAGAAATGGAGAAGACACGCACGGCTGGTTGACGTTCGTGTACGACTGA
- a CDS encoding cyclic nucleotide-binding domain-containing protein codes for MGEQVSVVSSVWENFFRNHKKDDDNLEKLLSEVPIFSQLTSRELRQVSGIVHRRQYSAGEYVFAQGDPGLGMYVIEEGEVSIMFFDDAGREKKLALLKSGDFFGDLSLLDESPRSAAAISKTESKIIGFFRPDLINLLSRSPKLGTKILFKLGEVIGTRLRVTNEQLAKLNAELEKIRNKK; via the coding sequence ATGGGCGAGCAAGTATCGGTAGTTAGCAGCGTGTGGGAAAATTTTTTCCGCAATCATAAAAAGGATGATGATAATCTGGAAAAATTGCTTTCTGAAGTGCCGATTTTTTCTCAGTTGACTTCAAGGGAGTTGAGGCAAGTCAGCGGGATTGTGCACCGTCGGCAATATTCGGCGGGCGAGTATGTTTTCGCCCAGGGTGATCCGGGACTCGGGATGTACGTCATCGAAGAAGGAGAAGTCTCGATAATGTTCTTCGATGACGCGGGAAGGGAAAAAAAATTAGCGCTCCTCAAGTCGGGGGATTTCTTCGGCGATCTTTCGTTGCTTGACGAATCGCCGCGGAGTGCAGCGGCTATCTCGAAAACGGAATCGAAAATTATCGGTTTCTTCAGGCCCGATCTCATAAATCTTTTAAGCCGCTCACCGAAGTTAGGCACGAAAATCCTTTTTAAGCTGGGTGAAGTCATCGGTACTCGCCTGAGAGTGACAAACGAGCAGCTTGCTAAATTGAACGCGGAGCTGGAGAAGATTCGGAACAAAAAGTAG
- a CDS encoding redoxin domain-containing protein, which translates to MKLRLPFSLCVLLAALLSLSWNFSNQDCSAEGQTYQLPQESLTDLKNRDIKMPTLPSIEAMHWFNTGDTLNLKGKVVLVDFWDYTCVNCIRTLPYLKEWYGRYKDAGLVILGVHSPEFEFAKKRENVMAAIQKFEIDYPVVMDNEFKIWDRFGNQYWPAKYLFDKGGTLRYIHFGEGGYGEFETMVQKLLEEANPDAKLPAVMEPIRATDVPGAVCYLTTPETYLGYARGSIGNKEGYSHNETVSYSEPGSIDKDKFYLVGKWDIEQQFVRYVGGDGLGDSISSRGKLIINYIAAEANLVIRPDFNSNPGRHDPFRVYVYQDGKPVAKEDWSSDLRGDSDGRTYVTVDAARMYYIIKNKNYGRHILTLQTTSDEFAAYAFTFVTACQTPSN; encoded by the coding sequence ATGAAACTCCGATTGCCTTTTTCCCTTTGTGTTTTGCTCGCTGCACTCCTTTCCTTAAGCTGGAACTTCAGCAATCAAGATTGTTCAGCAGAAGGTCAAACGTACCAGCTGCCGCAGGAATCCCTGACAGACTTGAAAAATCGGGACATCAAGATGCCCACGTTGCCGTCCATCGAGGCGATGCATTGGTTCAACACCGGCGATACGCTGAATCTGAAAGGCAAAGTTGTCCTCGTGGATTTCTGGGATTACACCTGCGTAAACTGTATCAGAACCCTGCCGTATCTCAAAGAGTGGTACGGCCGCTATAAGGATGCCGGGTTGGTGATCCTCGGGGTCCATTCGCCGGAGTTTGAGTTCGCGAAGAAGAGGGAAAACGTAATGGCTGCAATTCAGAAATTCGAAATTGACTATCCTGTTGTGATGGACAATGAATTCAAAATCTGGGATCGATTTGGGAATCAATATTGGCCCGCAAAATATTTATTCGATAAAGGTGGGACACTTCGTTATATCCATTTTGGTGAGGGTGGATATGGCGAATTCGAAACGATGGTACAGAAGCTGCTGGAGGAGGCGAACCCGGACGCGAAACTTCCGGCTGTAATGGAACCGATACGGGCGACCGACGTTCCGGGAGCCGTTTGCTATCTCACGACACCTGAGACTTATCTTGGATATGCCCGAGGTTCAATCGGGAACAAGGAAGGATACTCGCATAATGAGACCGTATCATACTCCGAGCCGGGCAGCATCGACAAAGACAAATTCTATTTAGTCGGGAAGTGGGATATCGAACAACAGTTCGTACGTTACGTCGGCGGAGATGGCCTGGGGGATTCGATAAGTAGTAGGGGGAAATTGATAATTAATTACATTGCTGCCGAAGCAAACCTGGTTATCAGGCCCGACTTCAATTCTAACCCTGGGCGTCATGATCCTTTTAGGGTCTACGTGTACCAGGATGGGAAGCCCGTCGCAAAAGAAGACTGGTCAAGCGATTTGCGCGGAGATTCGGACGGCAGAACGTACGTGACAGTCGATGCCGCGCGAATGTATTATATCATCAAAAACAAGAATTACGGAAGGCATATATTGACTTTGCAGACGACATCTGATGAGTTCGCTGCTTATGCGTTTACGTTTGTGACGGCATGTCAGACCCCATCCAACTAG
- a CDS encoding cytochrome c family protein — protein sequence MKSVASVLVIILFSAIVSIAADNNHQYVGVQVCSMCHKTDKNGQQFQKWQASKHSQAMKALETADADKIAAAHGVKGKASEAKECIECHQTAYDAPASLLGPKFSKEDGVQCESCHGAGNDYKAMSTMKDKQKAIAAGLTVLSVDDGSAEKLCETCHNKKSPTFKSFDFKKMWAEIAHPVPKQ from the coding sequence ATGAAATCTGTAGCGTCAGTTTTGGTGATAATTTTATTTTCGGCGATCGTGTCGATCGCGGCCGACAATAATCATCAATATGTCGGTGTTCAGGTTTGCAGCATGTGCCATAAAACTGACAAGAACGGTCAGCAGTTTCAAAAATGGCAGGCAAGCAAACATTCACAGGCAATGAAAGCCCTCGAGACTGCCGACGCTGACAAGATAGCGGCTGCCCACGGTGTGAAAGGAAAAGCCTCTGAAGCGAAAGAGTGCATAGAATGTCACCAGACTGCTTACGATGCGCCGGCTTCCTTGCTCGGCCCGAAGTTCAGCAAAGAAGACGGCGTACAGTGTGAATCGTGCCATGGTGCAGGCAACGACTACAAAGCGATGTCGACCATGAAAGACAAGCAAAAAGCGATTGCCGCAGGATTGACAGTTCTCTCGGTCGATGATGGCAGTGCCGAGAAACTCTGCGAAACCTGCCACAACAAGAAGAGCCCGACATTCAAATCTTTCGATTTTAAGAAGATGTGGGCCGAGATTGCTCACCCTGTTCCTAAGCAATAA
- a CDS encoding ATP-binding protein translates to MFSTLRAKVAAGFTVLVIINVIVSVWSIYNFHELTSAVTTMIGQNYQNVIAAQSMLRSLEQDNSAQLLMLGGYSDAGYIQFHENQKNFFAAFQQAVSSNGLQRGAKILERIDSLYSKYSSDTDTLKDIIYRDRDRAALYYHYNNILPLLDKIKIECFQLLDINNSAMVQTVTKVTDTGDQATLAVLGALALAIVLSIVASWQFSHYITEPAEKLIDTVRKVGRGFLDVRADINSRDEIGELAHEFNKMAERLQKYEEINIEKLISEKKKSETIVSTISDPIIIVDIEGRLVLMNKLAEDLFYLLEEEVVGKQFQDVVKNSELAKYVDRSLHGENLNDIPPYFELKFEGENRYFRIKLNPTVASSGKISGAVLILQDVTQFKELDKVKSDFMARVSHEFRTPLTSINMTFDILKDEHIGHVNKKQRELLAAGKHDAERLTKLVRELLELSRIESGKIQLKEDRVETKSLIEFSVQPLLLQFTNKNVRLIINTDGAIPVFLADYQQLSWVISNLVTNALRFTDAGGTVIVDAAMNGDNLVVAVRDTGCGIEKDELEKIFDKFVQLQDSSNPSPGSVGLGLSIAKEIVELYDGRIWVESQIGIGTVFTFSIPIGKRIVGERKISA, encoded by the coding sequence ATGTTCAGCACTCTTAGAGCAAAAGTCGCGGCTGGATTCACTGTCCTCGTGATCATAAACGTGATCGTCAGCGTTTGGTCGATCTATAACTTTCATGAGTTGACTTCTGCCGTCACAACAATGATCGGACAGAATTACCAGAACGTTATCGCCGCGCAAAGCATGTTGAGAAGCCTTGAGCAAGACAACAGCGCGCAATTATTAATGCTCGGCGGTTACAGCGACGCAGGCTACATACAATTCCACGAGAACCAGAAGAATTTCTTTGCGGCATTTCAACAAGCGGTCAGCTCCAACGGTTTGCAGCGCGGGGCAAAAATATTGGAGCGAATCGACTCCCTCTACTCAAAATATTCCAGCGACACCGATACGCTGAAAGACATTATTTATCGGGATCGTGACAGAGCTGCCCTTTATTATCATTACAACAATATCCTTCCCCTTCTTGACAAGATTAAGATTGAATGCTTCCAATTGCTCGACATAAACAACAGCGCTATGGTTCAGACTGTCACGAAAGTAACAGACACCGGAGATCAAGCGACACTCGCAGTCCTCGGAGCGTTGGCATTGGCAATAGTCTTGAGCATAGTAGCAAGCTGGCAGTTTTCCCACTATATCACAGAACCTGCAGAAAAGCTGATCGATACGGTCAGAAAAGTCGGACGCGGTTTTCTCGACGTCAGGGCCGACATAAATTCGCGAGATGAAATTGGAGAGTTGGCACACGAGTTCAACAAGATGGCTGAGCGGCTTCAAAAGTATGAAGAGATAAACATTGAAAAACTCATCTCGGAAAAGAAAAAATCCGAGACGATAGTTTCTACAATATCCGATCCGATAATAATCGTCGACATAGAAGGACGGCTTGTGTTGATGAATAAGTTGGCGGAAGATCTGTTTTACCTCTTGGAAGAAGAGGTGGTCGGGAAACAATTTCAGGATGTCGTCAAGAATTCGGAACTTGCCAAGTACGTAGACCGCAGTCTCCACGGAGAAAACTTAAACGACATACCTCCGTACTTCGAATTAAAATTTGAAGGGGAGAACAGATATTTCAGGATAAAGCTGAACCCGACCGTGGCAAGCTCCGGAAAAATTTCCGGCGCGGTTTTGATTTTACAGGACGTCACACAATTTAAAGAGCTGGACAAAGTTAAATCTGACTTCATGGCAAGGGTCTCTCACGAGTTTCGGACTCCTCTTACATCAATCAACATGACTTTCGACATACTTAAGGACGAACATATCGGTCATGTCAACAAGAAGCAGCGGGAGCTTCTTGCGGCGGGAAAACACGACGCTGAACGCTTGACCAAATTAGTGCGTGAACTGCTCGAACTTTCAAGAATAGAGTCGGGAAAAATACAGCTAAAGGAAGACAGAGTTGAGACGAAATCATTGATTGAGTTTTCAGTGCAGCCGCTTCTCCTTCAGTTCACAAACAAAAATGTTAGACTCATTATCAATACGGACGGCGCAATTCCCGTTTTCTTGGCTGATTATCAGCAGTTATCATGGGTAATTTCCAATCTAGTCACAAATGCTTTGAGATTTACTGATGCCGGCGGAACGGTGATCGTGGATGCAGCGATGAACGGAGATAATCTGGTTGTAGCAGTGCGAGACACGGGGTGCGGTATTGAAAAGGACGAACTGGAAAAAATCTTTGACAAATTTGTGCAGTTGCAGGATTCCTCCAACCCATCGCCCGGCTCCGTCGGCTTGGGGTTATCCATCGCGAAGGAGATAGTTGAATTATACGACGGGAGGATTTGGGTCGAAAGCCAAATCGGGATCGGCACCGTCTTCACCTTTTCAATCCCGATAGGAAAAAGAATCGTCGGCGAAAGAAAGATCTCGGCATGA
- a CDS encoding cytochrome c3 family protein yields the protein MKHLLILSFSASFLGLIGPAFGQSNDDCLTCHSDSSLTMEKSGTAVSLYVNEKSFKSSVHGDASCVDCHAGFDPNSTPHKKEITPVDCGSCHDIPLAKDTKQMKGLAHSRLQCFDCHGKHDIQSTDKIAGDRECLSCHSAEKIFLTSAHARADINKNKMGCESCHDKAHEVMAVTPGRWAAEDTLCARCHGGINSAIEAGVHKKAFVSGSLTCVSCHAAHGTQVSKAIISQNACFKCHTDKRLLVAGRLSGSEISLVQSYDHSIHEESVRKNGKGATCIDCHGSHTIKPASDPASPVNRANIVATCGRCHADIETHYLNSSHGQGFKNGLAVSPVCTDCHNEHSINSISDPNSPVSRANEPKICLDCHIGNEAVLKIVGVSPAFLESIKYSVHLVALSKGNLKAATCSDCHGAHDMLPAGNPQSKVFRNNIPSTCGQSGCHQNVAAKYFDGIHGKAILAGNNSAPVCTNCHGDHQILAPSNPQSTVSNGNIVQVCSQCHGSVSLTQRYGLPQQTVGSYLDSYHGLATQGGSTTVANCASCHGSHDIKPSSDPTSPINKANLAGTCGKCHSGADAQFASAAVHVLPASRNDPLLYWISQIYVVMIAGIIGLMILHNIFDFTKKAKRKLKKRRNPSFEHIHFEARLHTRMTKWEMAQHWGLLISFTLLVLTGFMLRFPDSWWVKSIRAVGGGGETVFELRSLVHRMSAILLIATALVHFYYIIFTKRGREFIHDMIPRLKDARDVKDIIKYFLGLENQRPKFDRFSYVEKAEYWALIWGTVVMVTTGLLLWFDNLSLGLFTKLGLDAATLIHYYEAILASLSIVVWHLYFVVFNPDVYPMNLSWLFGTITEEEMFDEHPLELERLKEKEERANEIVVENGNETPSTEDDSVER from the coding sequence ATGAAGCATCTACTTATTTTGTCGTTCTCTGCCTCATTTCTTGGTCTAATAGGACCGGCATTCGGGCAGTCCAATGACGATTGCCTGACTTGCCACTCTGATTCCTCGTTGACAATGGAGAAAAGTGGAACAGCGGTTAGTCTTTATGTCAATGAGAAAAGCTTTAAGTCGTCCGTTCATGGGGACGCGTCCTGCGTCGATTGCCATGCGGGGTTTGATCCTAATAGCACTCCTCACAAAAAAGAAATAACTCCGGTCGATTGCGGCAGCTGCCACGATATCCCATTAGCAAAAGACACCAAACAAATGAAAGGACTGGCACACTCCAGGCTTCAATGTTTCGATTGTCATGGCAAACATGACATACAATCAACAGATAAAATCGCTGGAGACAGAGAATGTCTATCGTGTCATTCGGCGGAAAAGATTTTCCTTACATCTGCACATGCAAGAGCTGACATAAATAAGAATAAAATGGGCTGCGAATCGTGCCACGATAAGGCCCACGAGGTAATGGCTGTGACGCCGGGGCGATGGGCGGCTGAAGACACTCTTTGCGCTCGGTGTCACGGAGGAATTAATTCTGCAATCGAGGCAGGAGTCCACAAGAAGGCTTTTGTCAGCGGATCTTTGACTTGTGTGAGCTGCCACGCCGCGCACGGGACGCAAGTTTCTAAAGCAATCATCTCTCAGAACGCTTGTTTCAAGTGCCACACCGACAAAAGGCTTCTTGTTGCGGGGCGATTGTCAGGCAGCGAAATCTCTCTCGTGCAATCGTACGATCACAGCATACACGAGGAGTCGGTAAGAAAAAATGGGAAGGGTGCGACCTGCATAGACTGTCATGGCTCGCACACGATCAAACCTGCAAGCGATCCGGCGTCTCCGGTTAACCGTGCAAATATCGTCGCGACATGCGGAAGATGTCATGCAGACATCGAAACTCATTATCTGAATTCGTCGCACGGTCAGGGCTTCAAGAACGGGCTTGCTGTTTCTCCGGTCTGCACTGATTGCCACAATGAACATAGTATTAATTCGATAAGCGATCCAAACTCGCCGGTGAGCCGCGCTAATGAACCCAAGATATGTCTTGATTGTCATATTGGTAATGAGGCGGTGTTAAAGATCGTTGGGGTTTCGCCCGCCTTTCTGGAAAGCATAAAATACAGTGTTCATCTGGTTGCGCTTTCGAAAGGAAATCTAAAGGCTGCGACCTGCAGCGACTGCCACGGGGCGCATGATATGCTGCCCGCAGGAAATCCTCAGTCAAAAGTTTTCAGGAATAATATTCCCAGCACATGCGGACAGAGCGGCTGTCATCAAAATGTCGCCGCAAAATATTTCGATGGGATTCACGGCAAGGCAATTCTGGCGGGGAACAACAGCGCGCCGGTTTGCACGAACTGCCACGGCGACCATCAAATATTGGCCCCCAGCAATCCGCAATCCACGGTTTCAAACGGAAATATAGTTCAGGTTTGTTCTCAGTGTCACGGTTCCGTCAGCCTAACACAGCGTTACGGTTTGCCTCAACAGACAGTGGGGAGTTACCTGGATAGTTATCATGGACTCGCCACGCAGGGCGGATCGACGACAGTTGCAAATTGTGCGAGCTGTCATGGATCGCACGACATAAAGCCATCCTCTGATCCGACGTCGCCAATCAACAAGGCAAACCTTGCCGGAACCTGCGGAAAATGCCATTCAGGCGCTGATGCACAGTTTGCTTCTGCTGCTGTCCACGTCTTGCCTGCTTCCAGGAACGATCCGCTGCTTTATTGGATTTCTCAGATTTACGTCGTGATGATCGCAGGCATCATCGGACTTATGATTCTTCATAATATTTTTGATTTCACCAAGAAGGCAAAACGTAAGCTTAAAAAGCGGAGAAATCCATCATTCGAGCACATCCACTTTGAAGCTAGACTCCATACGAGAATGACAAAGTGGGAGATGGCCCAGCATTGGGGCTTGCTGATCAGTTTCACGCTCCTTGTTCTTACCGGATTCATGCTGAGATTTCCCGATTCGTGGTGGGTGAAATCGATCCGCGCTGTCGGAGGGGGAGGAGAAACCGTGTTTGAACTCAGGAGTCTTGTCCACCGGATGAGCGCAATCCTGCTGATTGCTACTGCTCTTGTCCACTTCTATTACATAATTTTTACAAAGAGGGGGAGAGAATTTATCCATGATATGATCCCGAGACTTAAAGATGCTCGTGACGTCAAGGATATTATAAAGTATTTCCTCGGGTTGGAAAATCAGCGGCCGAAATTCGACAGATTCAGCTACGTCGAAAAAGCTGAATATTGGGCCCTGATTTGGGGAACGGTGGTCATGGTGACAACCGGTCTGCTTCTTTGGTTCGACAATCTCTCGTTGGGGCTATTCACAAAACTTGGCCTTGATGCTGCGACATTAATCCATTACTATGAAGCGATACTTGCTTCACTGTCGATTGTCGTTTGGCATTTATATTTTGTTGTGTTTAACCCTGATGTTTATCCGATGAACCTTTCGTGGTTGTTCGGTACGATAACCGAAGAGGAGATGTTTGACGAACATCCCTTGGAATTAGAGCGGCTGAAAGAAAAAGAGGAAAGGGCAAATGAAATCGTCGTCGAAAACGGAAATGAGACCCCATCGACGGAAGATGACAGCGTCGAGCGGTAA
- a CDS encoding universal stress protein: MPTVSLKKILVPQDFSDYSLHALKYAVTLAGLFKSELVIIHVVEPIVYPADFSFGQVSIPAMEEEIRKHSEEQLNELVAKEIPDSIKVTSIIRVGKPFIEIVDVAKSESIDLIVISSHGRTGMDHVLFGSTADKVVRKAPCPVLTVRPHEHEFVTP, from the coding sequence ATGCCGACCGTCAGTTTAAAGAAAATTCTTGTTCCTCAGGATTTTTCCGATTATTCGTTGCACGCCCTGAAATATGCTGTCACCTTAGCAGGGTTGTTCAAATCCGAACTTGTCATAATTCACGTTGTGGAGCCGATAGTTTATCCCGCGGATTTCAGCTTCGGGCAAGTGAGCATTCCTGCGATGGAAGAAGAAATTCGAAAACACAGCGAAGAACAACTGAACGAGCTAGTCGCGAAGGAAATTCCGGACAGCATAAAAGTCACATCGATAATACGAGTGGGCAAGCCGTTTATTGAAATCGTCGATGTCGCCAAGTCTGAGAGCATTGACCTTATCGTTATTTCTTCGCATGGAAGGACAGGCATGGATCACGTCCTGTTCGGCAGCACAGCGGATAAAGTGGTACGAAAAGCACCATGTCCTGTCCTCACCGTCCGGCCCCATGAACATGAATTTGTAACGCCGTAA